One Glycine soja cultivar W05 chromosome 2, ASM419377v2, whole genome shotgun sequence genomic region harbors:
- the LOC114379606 gene encoding pyruvate dehydrogenase E1 component subunit alpha-1, mitochondrial, translating into MALSRLSHRSIGSTLTKPFSAAAASAASSRSISTSDTPLTIETSVPFTAHNCDPPSRAVATSSSELLTFFRDMALMRRMEIAADSLYKAKLIRGFCHLYDGQEAVAVGMEAAITKKDSIITAYRDHCIFVGRGGTLLEVFAELMGRKEGCSKGKGGSMHFYKKESGFYGGHGIVGAQVPLGCGLAFAQKYSKDESVTFAMYGDGAANQGQLFEALNIAALWDLPAILVCENNHYGMGTAEWRAAKSPAYYKRGDYVPGLKVDGMDVLAVKQACKFAKEHALKNGPLILEMDTYRYHGHSMSDPGSTYRTRDEISGVRQERDPIERVRKLVLSHDIAAEKELKDIEKEVRKEVDEAIAKAKESPMPDPSDLFTNVYVKGYGVETFGADRKEVRATLP; encoded by the exons ATGGCTCTATCACGTTTGTCCCACCGCAGCATCGGATCCACTCTCACAAAACCCTTCTCCGCCGCCGCCGCCTCCGCCGCCTCCTCCCGTTCGATCTCCACCTCGGACACCCCCTTAACAATCGAGACCTCTGTCCCCTTCACCGCGCACAACTGCGACCCCCCGTCACGCGCGGTCGCGACCTCCTCCTCGGAGCTCCTCACCTTCTTCCGCGACATGGCCCTGATGCGGCGCATGGAGATCGCCGCTGACTCCCTCTACAAGGCCAAGCTCATCCGCGGCTTCTGCCACCTCTACGACGGCCAGGAGGCCGTCGCCGTCGGCATGGAGGCCGCCATCACTAAAAAGGACTCCATCATCACCGCCTACCGCGACCATTGCATCTTCGTCGGCCGCGGTGGCACGCTCCTGGAGGTCTTCGCCGAGCTCATGGGCCGCAAGGAAGGATGCTCGAAGGGGAAGGGCGGGTCCATGCATTTTTATAAGAAGGAGAGTGGGTTTTATGGTGGGCATGGGATTGTTGGGGCGCAGGTTCCGTTGGGGTGTGGGTTGGCGTTTGCTCAGAAGTATTCTAAGGACGAGAGTGTCACTTTTGCTATGTATGGAGATGGCGCTGCCAATCAGGGACAGCTCTTTGAGGCGCTTAATATCGCCGCGCTTTGGGATCTTCCTGCTATTTTGGTCTGCGAGAATAATCACT ATGGGATGGGGACTGCGGAGTGGAGAGCTGCCAAGAGTCCTGCTTATTATAAGCGTGGGGATTACGTGCCTGGCTTGAAG GTTGATGGTATGGATGTTCTTGCTGTTAAACAAGCTTGCAAATTTGCAAAGGAACATGCTTTGAAGAATGGACCCctt ATTCTTGAAATGGACACTTACAGATACCATGGACACTCTATGTCTGATCCTGGCAGCACATACCGGACACGTGATGAAATTTCTGGTGTGAGACAG GAGCGTGATCCAATTGAGAGAGTAAGAAAGCTGGTATTGTCTCATGATATTGCTGCTGAAAAGGAGCTAAAG GACATTGAGAAAGAAGTCAGAAAAGAAGTTGACGAAGCCATTGCTAAAGCAAAG GAGAGTCCAATGCCAGATCCATCTGATCTATTTACCAATGTCTATGTTAAAGGTTACGGAGTTGAG ACATTTGGTGCTGATAGGAAAGAAGTGAGAGCTACTTTACCATAA
- the LOC114379590 gene encoding paired amphipathic helix protein Sin3-like 4 isoform X2, translating into MKRSRDEVFTSCSQLKRPVVSSRGEASGQPQIMNGGAQKLTTNDALAYLKAVKDIFQDKRDKYDDFLEVMKDFKAQRIDTAGVIARVKELFKGHRDLILGFNTFLPKGYEITLPSEDEQLAPKKPVEFEEAINFVNKIKTRFQGDDHVYKSFLDILNMYRKENKSITEVYQEVAAIFQDHPDLLDEFTHFLPDASAAASTHFVSARNSMLRDRSSAMPTIRQLHVEKRERTIVSHGDHDPSVDRPDPDNDRGLLRIEKERRRVEKEKERREDRDKRDRERDDRDFEHDGARDRERFSHKRNRKVEDSGAEPFLDADENFGAPPMPSTCDDKNSLKSMYSQEFAFCENVKEKLRNPDDYQEFLKCLHIYSREIITRHELQSLVGDLLGKYPDLMEGFNEFLLQSEKNDGGFLAGVMNKKSLWNDGHGLKQIKVDDGDRDRDRDRDRDRYRDDGMKERDREFRERDKSTVIANKDVLGSKMSLYPSKEKYLSKPINELDLSNCDQCTPSYRLLPKNYPIPVASQKTELGAGVLNDHWVSVTSGSEDYSFKHMRKNQYEESLFRCEDDRFELDMLLESVNVTTKRVEELLDKINSNIIKGDSLIRIEEHLTAINLRCIERLYGDHGLDVMEVLRKNAPLALPVILTRLKQKQEEWARCRADFSKVWGEIYAKNYHKSLDHRSFYFKQQDTKSLSTKALLAEIKEISEKKRKEDDVLLAIAAGNRRPILPNLEFKYSDPDIHEDLYQLIKYSSGEICTTEHVDKVMKVWTTFLEPMLCVPCRPQGAEDTEDVVKAKNNHVKNGTATVAESDCSPVVGAIIMNPKHINVSRNGDDCMPLDQSTSNKAWQSNGGVREDRYLDDCALRKTETLGSNTQHGKMNRIAFTPDGPSGFNNKQDQSSERLVNANVSPASGMEQSNGRTNIDNLSGLTATPTRPGNASVEGGLDIPSSEGGDSTRLGTSTNGAITGGTKVHRYQEESVRAFKSEREEVHKGKDGGVSRQYQNRHGEEVCGETRGENDADADDEGEESPHRSSEDSENASENVDVSGSESADAEECSREEHEDGEHDNKAESEGEAEGIADAHDVEGDGMPLPYSERFLLTVKPLAKHVPPMLHEKDMNSRVFYGNDSIYVLLRLHQTLYERIQSAKINSSSADRKWKASSDTSSTDQYDRFMNALYSLLDGSSDNTKFEDDCRAIIGIQSYVLFTLDKLIYKLVKQLQAVAADEMDTKLLQLYAYEKSRKPGKFVDMVYHENARVLLHDENIYRIEYSPGPMKLSIQLMDSGHDKPEVTAVSMDPNFSTYLHNDFLSVVPDKKEKSGIFLKRNKRRYAGNDEFSSQAMEGLQIINGLECKIACSSSKVSYVLDTEDFLFRIRRKKRVLHPKSSGAHEQAQSPKSSSRVQRFRNLFSIT; encoded by the exons ATGAAGAGGTCCAGAGATGAAGTTTTCACGAGTTGTTCTCAACTCAAACGGCCCGTGGTGTCTTCACGAGGAGAAGC GTCTGGGCAACCGCAGATAATGAACGGAGGTGCTCAGAAACTGACAACTAATGATGCCCTAGCATATCTCAAGGCAGTAAAGGATATATTTCAAGATAAGAGGGACAAGTATGATGACTTTTTGGAGGTTATGAAAGATTTCAAGGCTCAAAG AATTGATACTGCGGGTGTCATTGCAAGAGTGAAGGAACTGTTTAAAGGCCATAGAGATCTTATATTGGGATTTAACACCTTCTTGCCTAAGGGTTACGAAATCACACTTCCATCAGAGGATGAACAACTTGCCCCAAAGAAACCTGTTGAATTTGAAGAGGCTATAAATTTTGTGAACAAGATAAAG ACTCGTTTTCAAGGTGATGATCATGTGTACAAATCATTTCTTGACATATTGAATATGTACAGAAAGGAAAACAAATCTATTACTGAGGTCTACCAGGAG gttgcTGCTATTTTCCAGGACCACCCTGATCTTCTTGATGAGTTTACTCATTTTCTTCCAGATGCTTCTGCAGCTGCCTCTACTCATTTTGTTTCTGCTCGGAATTCTATGCTTCGTGATAGGAGCTCTGCAATGCCAACAATACGACAATTGCACGTTGAAAAG CGAGAAAGGACCATTGTTTCACATGGTGATCATGACCCCAGTGTTGATCGTCCTGACCCAGATAACGACAGAGGTCTGTTAAGGATAGAAAAGGAGAGGAGACGTGTGGAGAAGGAAAAGGAACGTAGAGAAGATAGAGACAAGAGAGATCGTGAAAGGGATGATAGAGATTTTGAGCATGATGGGGCTCGAGATAGGGAGCGATTCTCTCACAAACGGAATCGTAAGGTTGAAGACTCTGGAGCTGAACCATTTCTTGATGCAGATGAAAATTTTGGTGCGCCTCCTATGCCATCCACTTGTGATGATAAAAATTCTCTGAAAA GTATGTACAGTCAAGAATTTGCTTTCTgcgaaaatgtcaaagaaaaaTTACGAAATCCTGATGACTACCAGGAATTTTTGAAGTGCTTACATATCTACAGCAGGGAAATAATTACCCGACATGAGTTGCAGTCATTG GTGGGCGATTTACTGGGAAAATATCCAGATCTTATGGAGGGGTTTAATGAATTTTTGCTTCAATCTGAAAAGAATG ATGGTGGATTCCTTGCTGGTGTTATGAATAAAA AGTCCTTATGGAATGATGGACATGGACTGAAACAAATAAAGGTTGACGACGGGGATAGAGATCGGGATCGAGATAGAGATAGAGACCGTTATAGGGATGATGGGATGAAAGAAAGGGACCGTGAATTCCGAGAAAGGGACAAATCTACTGTGATTGCCAACAAGGATGTTTTAGGTTCTAAGATGTCTCTATATCCCAGCAAGGAAAAGTATTTATCCAAACCTATAAATGAGCTGGACCTTTCTAACTGCGACCAGTGCACTCCTAGTTACCGCCTCTTACCGAAAAat TACCCAATACCTGTAGCTAGCCAGAAAACAGAACTTGGTGCCGGAGTGTTGAATGATCACTGGGTGTCTGTCACTTCAGGAAGTGAGGATTATTCCTTCAAACATATGCGCAAAAATCAGTATGAAGAGAGCTTGTTTAGATGTGAAGATGACAG GTTTGAACTTGACATGTTGTTAGAGTCTGTAAATGTGACAACCAAACGAGTAGAAGAGCTGTTAGACAAGATCAATAGTAATATAATTAAAGGAGACAGCCTAATTCGTATTGAGGAGCACTTAACAG CTATAAATCTTAGGTGTATTGAACGGTTATACGGTGACCATGGGCTTGATGTGATGGAAGTGTTAAGGAAGAATGCACCTCTAGCTTTGCCAGTGATATTAACACGCTTGAAGCAGAAACAAGAAGAGTGGGCAAGGTGCCGTGCTGATTTTAGTAAAGTTTGGGGTGAAATATATGCTAAGAACTATCACAAATCTCTTGATCACCGTAGCTTCTACTTTAAGCAACAGGATACAAAAAGCTTGAGCACCAAAG CCTTGCTGGCAGAAATCAAAGAAATCAGTGAAAAGAAACGCAAGGAAGATGATGTTCTTCTTGCTATTGCTGCTGGAAATAGACGGCCAATTCTTCCAAACTTGGAGTTTAAGTATTCTGATCCAGATATTCATGAAGATTTATATCAGCTCATAAAATATTCCAGTGGAGAAATTTGCACAACCGAACACGTGGATAAAGTTATGAAGGTTTGGACAACATTTTTAGAACCCATGCTTTGTGTTCCTTGTCGGCCCCAGGGTGCAGAGGATACAGAAGATGTTGTCAAGGCTAAGAATAATCATGTCAAAAATGGCACTGCAACTGTTGCTGAAAGTGACTGTAGCCCTGTTGTGGGTGCTATCATAATGAATCCAAAGCATATAAATGTTTCCAGAAATGGGGATGATTGTATGCCATTAGATCAATCAACTTCTAATAAAGCATGGCAGTCAAATGGTGGGGTTAGAGAGGATAGGTATCTTGATGACTGTGCATTGCGTAAAACTGAAACTTTGGGCAGCAATACACAGCATGGTAAAATGAATCGTATTGCATTCACACCTGATGGACCATCAGGATTTAACAATAAGCAAGACCAGTCCAGTGAACGGTTAGTGAATGCTAATGTCTCACCAGCATCTGGAATGGAGCAAAGCAATGGAAGGACAAACATAGATAATTTGTCAG GACTCACTGCCACTCCAACTAGACCTGGTAATGCTTCTGTTGAGGGAGGACTTGATATACCGTCATCAGAG GGTGGTGATTCTACAAGACTGGGTACATCCACAAATGGGGCCATCACCGGAGGCACCAAAGTTCACCGGTACCAAGAGGAATCAGTTCGAGCCTTCAAAAGTGAAAGAGAAGAGG TGCATAAAGGAAAGGATGGTGGTGTGAGTCGGCAATACCAAAATAGACACGGGGAAGAAGTTTGTGGTGAAACTAGAGGAGAAAACGATGCTGATGCTGATGATGAAGGTGAAGAAAGCCCTCACAGGTCATCAGAGGACAGCGAAAATGCATCTGAAAATGTTGATGTTTCTGGAAGTGAGTCAGCTGATGCTGAGGAGTGTTCTCGAGAAGAGCATGAGGATGGGGAACATGATAACAAGGCTGAGAGTGAAGGTGAAGCCGAAGGAATAGCTGATGCTCATGATGTTGAAGGTGATGGAATGCCATTGCCATATTCTGAACGCTTTCTACTAACTGTGAAGCCTCTAGCAAAGCATGTTCCTCCAATGTTACATGAGAAGGACATGAATTCACGAGTTTTCTATGGAAACGATTCCATTTATGTGCTGCTTAGACTTCATCAG ACATTGTATGAGAGGATACAATCAGCAAAGATTAACTCATCATCCGCCGATAGGAAATGGAAGGCTTCAAGTGATACAAGCTCCACCGATCAATATGACAG GTTCATGAATGCCCTTTACAGTTTGCTGGATGGTTCTTCTGATAATACAAAATTTGAGGATGATTGTCGAGCTATAATTGGAATTCAATCATATGTCTTATTCACATTAGACAAGTTGATATATAAACTTGTTAAACAG cttCAAGCTGTTGCCGCTGATGAGATGGATACCAAGCTTTTACAACTATATGCATATGAGAAATCGAGAAAACCCGGAAAATTTGTTGACATGGTTTATCATGAAAATGCCCGTGTTCTTCTCCATGATGAGAACATATATCGTATTGAATAT TCACCTGGACCAATGAAACTGTCTATTCAACTGATGGACTCTGGACATGATAAACCTGAAGTGACTGCTGTGTCAATGGACCCTAATTTTTCAACCTATCTACACAATGACTTCCTATCTGTCGTCCCTGACAAAAAAGAGAAGTCAGGAATTTTCTTGAAGAG GAATAAACGTAGATATGCTGGTAATGATGAATTTTCAAGCCAGGCTATGGAAGGACTACAAATTATTAATGGTCTGGAGTGTAAGATAGCTTGCAGTTCATCTAAG GTCTCATATGTTTTAGATACCGAAGACTTTTTGTTTCggataagaaggaaaaaaagagttttgCATCCAAAGAGTTCAGGCGCCCATGAACAGGCACAGTCTCCAAAGAGTTCAAGCAGAGTACAACGATTCCGCAATTTGTTTTCCATTACATGA
- the LOC114379590 gene encoding paired amphipathic helix protein Sin3-like 4 isoform X1 — protein MKRSRDEVFTSCSQLKRPVVSSRGEASGQPQIMNGGAQKLTTNDALAYLKAVKDIFQDKRDKYDDFLEVMKDFKAQRIDTAGVIARVKELFKGHRDLILGFNTFLPKGYEITLPSEDEQLAPKKPVEFEEAINFVNKIKTRFQGDDHVYKSFLDILNMYRKENKSITEVYQEVAAIFQDHPDLLDEFTHFLPDASAAASTHFVSARNSMLRDRSSAMPTIRQLHVEKRERTIVSHGDHDPSVDRPDPDNDRGLLRIEKERRRVEKEKERREDRDKRDRERDDRDFEHDGARDRERFSHKRNRKVEDSGAEPFLDADENFGAPPMPSTCDDKNSLKSMYSQEFAFCENVKEKLRNPDDYQEFLKCLHIYSREIITRHELQSLVGDLLGKYPDLMEGFNEFLLQSEKNDGGFLAGVMNKKSLWNDGHGLKQIKVDDGDRDRDRDRDRDRYRDDGMKERDREFRERDKSTVIANKDVLGSKMSLYPSKEKYLSKPINELDLSNCDQCTPSYRLLPKNYPIPVASQKTELGAGVLNDHWVSVTSGSEDYSFKHMRKNQYEESLFRCEDDRFELDMLLESVNVTTKRVEELLDKINSNIIKGDSLIRIEEHLTAINLRCIERLYGDHGLDVMEVLRKNAPLALPVILTRLKQKQEEWARCRADFSKVWGEIYAKNYHKSLDHRSFYFKQQDTKSLSTKALLAEIKEISEKKRKEDDVLLAIAAGNRRPILPNLEFKYSDPDIHEDLYQLIKYSSGEICTTEHVDKVMKVWTTFLEPMLCVPCRPQGAEDTEDVVKAKNNHVKNGTATVAESDCSPVVGAIIMNPKHINVSRNGDDCMPLDQSTSNKAWQSNGGVREDRYLDDCALRKTETLGSNTQHGKMNRIAFTPDGPSGFNNKQDQSSERLVNANVSPASGMEQSNGRTNIDNLSGLTATPTRPGNASVEGGLDIPSSEGGDSTRLGTSTNGAITGGTKVHRYQEESVRAFKSEREEGELSPNGDFEEDNSEVYGGNGLDAVHKGKDGGVSRQYQNRHGEEVCGETRGENDADADDEGEESPHRSSEDSENASENVDVSGSESADAEECSREEHEDGEHDNKAESEGEAEGIADAHDVEGDGMPLPYSERFLLTVKPLAKHVPPMLHEKDMNSRVFYGNDSIYVLLRLHQTLYERIQSAKINSSSADRKWKASSDTSSTDQYDRFMNALYSLLDGSSDNTKFEDDCRAIIGIQSYVLFTLDKLIYKLVKQLQAVAADEMDTKLLQLYAYEKSRKPGKFVDMVYHENARVLLHDENIYRIEYSPGPMKLSIQLMDSGHDKPEVTAVSMDPNFSTYLHNDFLSVVPDKKEKSGIFLKRNKRRYAGNDEFSSQAMEGLQIINGLECKIACSSSKVSYVLDTEDFLFRIRRKKRVLHPKSSGAHEQAQSPKSSSRVQRFRNLFSIT, from the exons ATGAAGAGGTCCAGAGATGAAGTTTTCACGAGTTGTTCTCAACTCAAACGGCCCGTGGTGTCTTCACGAGGAGAAGC GTCTGGGCAACCGCAGATAATGAACGGAGGTGCTCAGAAACTGACAACTAATGATGCCCTAGCATATCTCAAGGCAGTAAAGGATATATTTCAAGATAAGAGGGACAAGTATGATGACTTTTTGGAGGTTATGAAAGATTTCAAGGCTCAAAG AATTGATACTGCGGGTGTCATTGCAAGAGTGAAGGAACTGTTTAAAGGCCATAGAGATCTTATATTGGGATTTAACACCTTCTTGCCTAAGGGTTACGAAATCACACTTCCATCAGAGGATGAACAACTTGCCCCAAAGAAACCTGTTGAATTTGAAGAGGCTATAAATTTTGTGAACAAGATAAAG ACTCGTTTTCAAGGTGATGATCATGTGTACAAATCATTTCTTGACATATTGAATATGTACAGAAAGGAAAACAAATCTATTACTGAGGTCTACCAGGAG gttgcTGCTATTTTCCAGGACCACCCTGATCTTCTTGATGAGTTTACTCATTTTCTTCCAGATGCTTCTGCAGCTGCCTCTACTCATTTTGTTTCTGCTCGGAATTCTATGCTTCGTGATAGGAGCTCTGCAATGCCAACAATACGACAATTGCACGTTGAAAAG CGAGAAAGGACCATTGTTTCACATGGTGATCATGACCCCAGTGTTGATCGTCCTGACCCAGATAACGACAGAGGTCTGTTAAGGATAGAAAAGGAGAGGAGACGTGTGGAGAAGGAAAAGGAACGTAGAGAAGATAGAGACAAGAGAGATCGTGAAAGGGATGATAGAGATTTTGAGCATGATGGGGCTCGAGATAGGGAGCGATTCTCTCACAAACGGAATCGTAAGGTTGAAGACTCTGGAGCTGAACCATTTCTTGATGCAGATGAAAATTTTGGTGCGCCTCCTATGCCATCCACTTGTGATGATAAAAATTCTCTGAAAA GTATGTACAGTCAAGAATTTGCTTTCTgcgaaaatgtcaaagaaaaaTTACGAAATCCTGATGACTACCAGGAATTTTTGAAGTGCTTACATATCTACAGCAGGGAAATAATTACCCGACATGAGTTGCAGTCATTG GTGGGCGATTTACTGGGAAAATATCCAGATCTTATGGAGGGGTTTAATGAATTTTTGCTTCAATCTGAAAAGAATG ATGGTGGATTCCTTGCTGGTGTTATGAATAAAA AGTCCTTATGGAATGATGGACATGGACTGAAACAAATAAAGGTTGACGACGGGGATAGAGATCGGGATCGAGATAGAGATAGAGACCGTTATAGGGATGATGGGATGAAAGAAAGGGACCGTGAATTCCGAGAAAGGGACAAATCTACTGTGATTGCCAACAAGGATGTTTTAGGTTCTAAGATGTCTCTATATCCCAGCAAGGAAAAGTATTTATCCAAACCTATAAATGAGCTGGACCTTTCTAACTGCGACCAGTGCACTCCTAGTTACCGCCTCTTACCGAAAAat TACCCAATACCTGTAGCTAGCCAGAAAACAGAACTTGGTGCCGGAGTGTTGAATGATCACTGGGTGTCTGTCACTTCAGGAAGTGAGGATTATTCCTTCAAACATATGCGCAAAAATCAGTATGAAGAGAGCTTGTTTAGATGTGAAGATGACAG GTTTGAACTTGACATGTTGTTAGAGTCTGTAAATGTGACAACCAAACGAGTAGAAGAGCTGTTAGACAAGATCAATAGTAATATAATTAAAGGAGACAGCCTAATTCGTATTGAGGAGCACTTAACAG CTATAAATCTTAGGTGTATTGAACGGTTATACGGTGACCATGGGCTTGATGTGATGGAAGTGTTAAGGAAGAATGCACCTCTAGCTTTGCCAGTGATATTAACACGCTTGAAGCAGAAACAAGAAGAGTGGGCAAGGTGCCGTGCTGATTTTAGTAAAGTTTGGGGTGAAATATATGCTAAGAACTATCACAAATCTCTTGATCACCGTAGCTTCTACTTTAAGCAACAGGATACAAAAAGCTTGAGCACCAAAG CCTTGCTGGCAGAAATCAAAGAAATCAGTGAAAAGAAACGCAAGGAAGATGATGTTCTTCTTGCTATTGCTGCTGGAAATAGACGGCCAATTCTTCCAAACTTGGAGTTTAAGTATTCTGATCCAGATATTCATGAAGATTTATATCAGCTCATAAAATATTCCAGTGGAGAAATTTGCACAACCGAACACGTGGATAAAGTTATGAAGGTTTGGACAACATTTTTAGAACCCATGCTTTGTGTTCCTTGTCGGCCCCAGGGTGCAGAGGATACAGAAGATGTTGTCAAGGCTAAGAATAATCATGTCAAAAATGGCACTGCAACTGTTGCTGAAAGTGACTGTAGCCCTGTTGTGGGTGCTATCATAATGAATCCAAAGCATATAAATGTTTCCAGAAATGGGGATGATTGTATGCCATTAGATCAATCAACTTCTAATAAAGCATGGCAGTCAAATGGTGGGGTTAGAGAGGATAGGTATCTTGATGACTGTGCATTGCGTAAAACTGAAACTTTGGGCAGCAATACACAGCATGGTAAAATGAATCGTATTGCATTCACACCTGATGGACCATCAGGATTTAACAATAAGCAAGACCAGTCCAGTGAACGGTTAGTGAATGCTAATGTCTCACCAGCATCTGGAATGGAGCAAAGCAATGGAAGGACAAACATAGATAATTTGTCAG GACTCACTGCCACTCCAACTAGACCTGGTAATGCTTCTGTTGAGGGAGGACTTGATATACCGTCATCAGAG GGTGGTGATTCTACAAGACTGGGTACATCCACAAATGGGGCCATCACCGGAGGCACCAAAGTTCACCGGTACCAAGAGGAATCAGTTCGAGCCTTCAAAAGTGAAAGAGAAGAGGGTGAGTTATCTCCTAATGGAGACTTTGAAGAAGATAACTCTGAAGTTTATGGAGGTAATGGTTTGGATGCAGTGCATAAAGGAAAGGATGGTGGTGTGAGTCGGCAATACCAAAATAGACACGGGGAAGAAGTTTGTGGTGAAACTAGAGGAGAAAACGATGCTGATGCTGATGATGAAGGTGAAGAAAGCCCTCACAGGTCATCAGAGGACAGCGAAAATGCATCTGAAAATGTTGATGTTTCTGGAAGTGAGTCAGCTGATGCTGAGGAGTGTTCTCGAGAAGAGCATGAGGATGGGGAACATGATAACAAGGCTGAGAGTGAAGGTGAAGCCGAAGGAATAGCTGATGCTCATGATGTTGAAGGTGATGGAATGCCATTGCCATATTCTGAACGCTTTCTACTAACTGTGAAGCCTCTAGCAAAGCATGTTCCTCCAATGTTACATGAGAAGGACATGAATTCACGAGTTTTCTATGGAAACGATTCCATTTATGTGCTGCTTAGACTTCATCAG ACATTGTATGAGAGGATACAATCAGCAAAGATTAACTCATCATCCGCCGATAGGAAATGGAAGGCTTCAAGTGATACAAGCTCCACCGATCAATATGACAG GTTCATGAATGCCCTTTACAGTTTGCTGGATGGTTCTTCTGATAATACAAAATTTGAGGATGATTGTCGAGCTATAATTGGAATTCAATCATATGTCTTATTCACATTAGACAAGTTGATATATAAACTTGTTAAACAG cttCAAGCTGTTGCCGCTGATGAGATGGATACCAAGCTTTTACAACTATATGCATATGAGAAATCGAGAAAACCCGGAAAATTTGTTGACATGGTTTATCATGAAAATGCCCGTGTTCTTCTCCATGATGAGAACATATATCGTATTGAATAT TCACCTGGACCAATGAAACTGTCTATTCAACTGATGGACTCTGGACATGATAAACCTGAAGTGACTGCTGTGTCAATGGACCCTAATTTTTCAACCTATCTACACAATGACTTCCTATCTGTCGTCCCTGACAAAAAAGAGAAGTCAGGAATTTTCTTGAAGAG GAATAAACGTAGATATGCTGGTAATGATGAATTTTCAAGCCAGGCTATGGAAGGACTACAAATTATTAATGGTCTGGAGTGTAAGATAGCTTGCAGTTCATCTAAG GTCTCATATGTTTTAGATACCGAAGACTTTTTGTTTCggataagaaggaaaaaaagagttttgCATCCAAAGAGTTCAGGCGCCCATGAACAGGCACAGTCTCCAAAGAGTTCAAGCAGAGTACAACGATTCCGCAATTTGTTTTCCATTACATGA